The Triticum urartu cultivar G1812 chromosome 5, Tu2.1, whole genome shotgun sequence genome contains the following window.
GAACAGTTCGACCGTATCTTCAAACAAAGGCCCGGGCCTGGCGTTCATGGATCGAAAGGGGCAGCGAGGCGATCGGACGGTTGTCTTCTAGGTCTGGGCAGACTGTGTTGGCAGCCGGTTATGGCTGTGCTCGCCTTCGTATGTCACGATGAGCATCGCCGGCTCGTCCACGCACCGCTCAACGTGCTTCCTCGCCGGGCAGCCCCTGACGGTGCTGCATTTATAGTAGCCCCTGCATTTGGTACAAGTGGCCGGACACAGTTAGTCTTCTGTGGAGACAAGAAATATTTGGAAAGAGGAACAGTCAGCAGTCCACATTGAGCAGCATGTGCTTGCTTTCATGGTATAGCTACATTTTCCAACCATTAAGGGCAGGCATTAAAGATTAAGATGTGAGGTGGGCAAACAGGAGCAATCAACATTAGAATGTGGATAGATAAGCATGTCAATGAAATGCTAGTTCCATTAACAAGTTAACTACTTTAGGTCCCTGTGACTGATCCCTTTTTCACAGACAGTAGTGAGAGACCAACATGATCCACTATATAATTAATTGTTCTAGCAACTAAGGTGTCAACACGTCTTAGCTGTAGAAGAAACTTGGTGCTAGGAAAAGGGTGATTTGAGTGGGGGATCCACAAATAATTATTCCACAGGTAAAGCAACACAATGAATGCCTGATGGATGCAGATATGCCATCTTTCATGGTACAGCATGGGGAATAATAACATCATGACTGAAAATGATTCGATATATATATTCAAGTGTTATTTTGACCAATGTCCTTTTTTAAGTGATAATCCACATATTTTAAGCAGATAATTggtatttttttcctttcataCCTCGGATGAGGGGAACCCTTAATCGGCTTCTGCCCGTACTTCCGCCATGAGTATTCATCCGGAGGTATATCAGATATTTTGTTGCTAATGGCGGGCACTTTAATCGACCTCTTAATCCGTAATTTCCTGCAGAAAAGTAAATCATCAATCAGGTCAAGACCATAATTCCCAACCCTTATAAAAGAATCACAGCAACATAGTTATACCTTCTTTTTGAGCAATGACATTTGCCACCTGTGGTGCACTTGCCGCTGCCATCCTCACCCCTGCCCGTACACCGCCGCTTAGGCGCGCATTGGCGCACATTCAGTGGGTCGCTCGCAGCCGGGCCGCCGAGCAAACGCATCGGCAGCTTTCCATCCAAGCTAGCTACACTGCCATCCATGCTCAGGGAGGACATGAAAGACCTCGGCGATGAGATTGTCCCAGCGCCGCCACTGGGGGTATCAAACTTCAGGCTGATCCCACTGTTGCTCCTCTTGAACATTTGGGCCTGTAAattctgctgctgctgctggaatGGGTATCTATGTGCAGTGGCACCAAACTGGAACTGCACAGACAATGGCTGGACCATCTTCGGAGGGCCAAACTGGTGGGCGCTCTTGCTGCTTGAGCTGACCAAATCAAGGCTGCGTGGCGGCGGCGCGCCGACCTGGGGCCGCAGTTGCCCTGCCGAACCAGCAGATGGGGATGGAGTGGCTGCACTCCCGGACATGAGCACCCCCAATGGGGTGTTGCTGCTGCTCTCCAAGAAGCCTTTCTGGCTCAGGAACCCCACGGGCTTCCTTCTCCTGGAGAACCTGCCTCTAGCATGCCCTCCCCTGCCGCCACCGCCATTGCTGAGGAGGGAGACCACCTTCCTGAACTTGGCACAGGCCTCACCCGTCTCTGAAGCTATGCTCCTGAGCAGGGCTGGGTCCTGCTGCTGGGAGAGCAAGGCCAGCAACTTGTGGCAGCTCTCCACCGCCGCGCTGTTggccacctccacctcctccat
Protein-coding sequences here:
- the LOC125507932 gene encoding protein WRKY1-like, which encodes MEEVEVANSAAVESCHKLLALLSQQQDPALLRSIASETGEACAKFRKVVSLLSNGGGGRGGHARGRFSRRRKPVGFLSQKGFLESSSNTPLGVLMSGSAATPSPSAGSAGQLRPQVGAPPPRSLDLVSSSSKSAHQFGPPKMVQPLSVQFQFGATAHRYPFQQQQQNLQAQMFKRSNSGISLKFDTPSGGAGTISSPRSFMSSLSMDGSVASLDGKLPMRLLGGPAASDPLNVRQCAPKRRCTGRGEDGSGKCTTGGKCHCSKRRKLRIKRSIKVPAISNKISDIPPDEYSWRKYGQKPIKGSPHPRGYYKCSTVRGCPARKHVERCVDEPAMLIVTYEGEHSHNRLPTQSAQT